The following are encoded together in the Aciduricibacillus chroicocephali genome:
- the asd gene encoding aspartate-semialdehyde dehydrogenase translates to MAEQKAYNVAVVGATGAVGQKIIGILEREPFSIGEVKLLSSKRSAGKVLQFAGKDITVEEATTESFKGIDFAFFSAGGSVSIKLAPEAAKQGAIVIDNTSAFRMDEGTPLVVPEVNCEDIKMQKGIIANPNCSTIQMVAALKPIKEAFGLTRVIVSTYQAVSGAGNEAVKELKEQTRNYLEGKEMTANILPAGSDKKHYPIAFNALPQIDVFQDNGYTFEEMKMINETKKILHDPNLHVAATCVRLPFISSHAESVYVEVEKEGLSVADLHKVLEKADGVILQDNPSEQIYPTPLEAMSKDEVFVGRVRKDPDNAKGFHMWIVSDNLLKGAALNSVQIAKAMIKNNYLNS, encoded by the coding sequence ATGGCAGAACAAAAAGCATACAATGTAGCCGTCGTCGGAGCAACTGGAGCAGTCGGCCAGAAAATTATTGGAATTCTTGAACGTGAACCATTTTCAATTGGTGAAGTGAAACTACTATCCTCAAAGCGTTCAGCAGGTAAAGTGCTTCAATTTGCAGGGAAAGATATTACTGTTGAAGAAGCGACAACTGAAAGCTTTAAAGGCATAGACTTCGCTTTCTTCTCTGCTGGAGGATCGGTTTCAATAAAACTCGCTCCAGAAGCAGCTAAGCAAGGTGCGATTGTCATTGACAACACAAGTGCTTTCCGTATGGATGAAGGTACTCCACTTGTTGTCCCTGAAGTTAACTGTGAAGATATCAAAATGCAAAAAGGCATCATCGCAAACCCTAACTGTTCAACGATCCAGATGGTTGCAGCCCTCAAGCCGATTAAAGAAGCTTTCGGACTTACGAGAGTTATCGTATCGACTTATCAGGCAGTTTCCGGTGCTGGAAATGAAGCTGTAAAAGAATTGAAGGAACAGACTCGCAACTATCTTGAAGGTAAAGAAATGACTGCAAACATTCTGCCTGCAGGAAGCGATAAGAAGCATTATCCAATTGCATTTAACGCTTTACCGCAAATTGATGTGTTCCAGGATAATGGCTATACATTTGAAGAAATGAAAATGATTAACGAAACGAAAAAAATCCTTCATGATCCAAATCTCCATGTCGCAGCGACTTGTGTACGTCTACCGTTCATCTCATCACATGCGGAAAGTGTCTATGTGGAAGTGGAAAAAGAAGGGCTTTCTGTTGCCGATTTGCATAAAGTACTTGAAAAAGCAGATGGAGTCATTTTGCAAGACAATCCTTCTGAACAGATCTATCCAACACCACTTGAAGCTATGTCAAAAGATGAAGTATTTGTCGGACGTGTCCGCAAAGACCCTGACAATGCAAAAGGCTTCCATATGTGGATCGTTTCCGATAACCTATTAAAAGGTGCGGCACTCAATTCCGTACAAATTGCAAAAGCGATGATTAAAAACAACTATCTGAATTCATAA
- the dpaB gene encoding dipicolinate synthase subunit B, which translates to MTLEGKRIGFGLTGSHCTYDQVFPQIEKLVSEKAEVIPIVSNTVKSTDTKFGEAADHLKKIIELTGREPISTMPGAEPLGPKEPLDCMVVAPLTGNSLSKLANALTDSPVLMAVKATLRNGSPIVLGISTNDALGLNGVNLMRLMAARNFYFIPYGQDNPYKKPTSLVANMDLLQKTVEYALEGRQLQPVIIPHED; encoded by the coding sequence GTGACACTTGAAGGAAAACGAATAGGCTTTGGCCTTACAGGATCACATTGCACATACGATCAGGTTTTTCCGCAGATTGAAAAACTTGTTTCTGAAAAAGCGGAAGTAATACCGATCGTCTCCAATACAGTAAAATCGACTGACACAAAATTTGGCGAAGCCGCCGACCATTTGAAAAAGATTATTGAATTGACAGGAAGAGAACCGATTTCTACAATGCCTGGAGCGGAACCGCTTGGACCTAAGGAGCCTTTGGATTGCATGGTCGTTGCGCCACTAACAGGAAACTCCCTAAGTAAGCTGGCAAATGCTTTGACTGATTCACCTGTATTGATGGCTGTGAAAGCAACTCTTCGCAATGGAAGCCCGATTGTGCTTGGCATATCGACAAACGATGCCCTTGGCCTTAATGGAGTCAATCTGATGCGACTGATGGCCGCTAGGAATTTCTATTTCATCCCATACGGTCAGGATAACCCGTACAAAAAACCAACATCACTTGTTGCCAACATGGATCTGCTGCAAAAAACAGTCGAATATGCCCTGGAAGGACGCCAGCTTCAACCAGTTATCATACCGCATGAAGACTAA
- the dpaA gene encoding dipicolinic acid synthetase subunit A, translating into MKHKIAVIGGDARYLEMIRQLQTNKDIVLIGYDQLDQSYAGAKRTDLKNIDVTEFDAIILPVRGVGKEGELEAVFSEKDIKLPAEWFKQLKSGTLIFSGIAGSTLKEACQSAGVDLITLMDRDDVAIYNSIPTAEGVLIMAMENTDFTIHGSNVTVSGYGRVGKTVARMFKALGAHVTVAARTTAERARINEMGYRSVDFAELPVAASSADLLINTVPAHVIDKGVICELPAHSIILDIASKPGGTDFEYASQRGIKAILAKSLPGVVAPRTSGKILADVIKEVLEEKKKGANI; encoded by the coding sequence ATGAAGCATAAAATTGCAGTAATCGGTGGCGATGCAAGATATTTGGAAATGATTCGTCAACTGCAAACGAACAAAGATATTGTTCTTATCGGCTACGACCAGCTTGATCAGAGCTATGCAGGGGCAAAGCGCACTGATTTGAAGAATATTGATGTAACTGAATTTGATGCGATTATTCTGCCGGTACGTGGAGTTGGAAAAGAAGGCGAGCTGGAAGCTGTATTTTCAGAGAAGGATATTAAGCTTCCGGCCGAGTGGTTCAAGCAATTAAAATCAGGCACTCTTATCTTTTCAGGTATCGCAGGAAGTACTCTGAAAGAGGCTTGCCAAAGTGCAGGTGTCGATTTAATTACGCTTATGGACCGAGATGATGTTGCGATATACAACTCAATACCGACAGCGGAAGGCGTATTGATCATGGCAATGGAAAACACTGATTTTACCATTCATGGATCCAATGTGACGGTTTCTGGGTATGGCCGTGTCGGAAAAACAGTTGCCCGTATGTTCAAAGCGCTAGGTGCGCACGTTACCGTAGCTGCAAGAACGACAGCAGAGCGAGCAAGAATTAACGAAATGGGATATAGGTCAGTCGATTTTGCAGAACTTCCGGTTGCTGCAAGCAGCGCAGATTTGCTCATTAATACTGTACCTGCCCACGTGATAGACAAAGGAGTCATCTGTGAGCTGCCGGCTCATTCAATCATATTAGATATTGCCTCCAAGCCTGGGGGAACTGATTTTGAATATGCTTCTCAACGTGGAATAAAGGCTATTTTGGCAAAGAGCTTACCAGGAGTTGTTGCACCGAGAACTTCAGGCAAAATCCTTGCAGATGTAATTAAAGAAGTATTGGAAGAGAAGAAGAAAGGAGCAAATATATAG
- a CDS encoding polysaccharide deacetylase family protein has protein sequence MYHLRNLATVLIFVTMVLLAGNRFYMPFGKENGDLLVKEAALLEAGQEDALLKKIKEEAKLREEKPEDAYIDRVWKKTPGRSGIKIDIQESYKQMKKKGEFDPNLLLKKEVTPATGLSDLPPSPIYRGHPKKEMAALLINVSWGTEYIPSMLKTLKEENARASFFIEGKWAKEHPDLVKMIADEGHLIGNHAYSHPDMSRITAEEMKYQIAETNKIIEAIIKKKPVWFAPPSGSFNEQVVKIAAKEDMHTILWTVDTIDWKNPTVSVMLNRVETKLHPGATILMHPTKATATGLGPMIKSIRAKGLKLGTIEKLTSPSR, from the coding sequence ATGTATCATTTAAGAAATTTAGCGACCGTACTAATTTTCGTTACAATGGTTTTGCTTGCTGGTAATCGATTTTATATGCCTTTTGGAAAAGAGAACGGAGATCTTTTAGTAAAAGAAGCAGCACTGCTAGAGGCTGGACAAGAAGATGCTCTATTGAAAAAAATCAAAGAAGAGGCAAAGCTAAGGGAAGAAAAGCCTGAAGATGCCTATATCGATCGTGTTTGGAAGAAAACCCCCGGGAGAAGTGGAATTAAAATTGACATACAGGAGTCTTACAAGCAAATGAAGAAAAAGGGTGAATTTGACCCGAATTTGCTTCTGAAAAAGGAAGTCACTCCAGCTACTGGGCTAAGTGATCTGCCGCCTTCCCCAATCTATAGAGGACATCCCAAAAAAGAGATGGCTGCTCTCCTTATCAATGTTTCCTGGGGAACCGAGTACATTCCATCAATGTTAAAAACATTAAAAGAAGAGAATGCACGTGCTTCCTTTTTTATAGAGGGCAAATGGGCAAAAGAACATCCGGATCTTGTTAAAATGATTGCGGATGAAGGTCATTTGATTGGTAATCATGCATATAGTCACCCTGATATGTCTCGTATTACAGCTGAAGAGATGAAATACCAAATTGCTGAAACGAATAAAATTATAGAGGCGATTATCAAGAAAAAGCCGGTTTGGTTTGCACCGCCTAGCGGTAGCTTTAATGAACAGGTTGTTAAAATTGCAGCTAAAGAAGATATGCATACAATCCTTTGGACAGTCGATACGATTGATTGGAAGAATCCGACTGTCTCAGTCATGCTGAATAGAGTGGAAACAAAATTGCATCCGGGTGCCACAATCCTCATGCATCCGACAAAAGCCACAGCAACGGGGCTCGGACCGATGATCAAGTCAATCAGAGCGAAAGGCCTGAAGCTCGGCACGATTGAAAAATTGACGAGCCCATCCAGGTAG
- the dapG gene encoding aspartate kinase, producing MQLLVQKFGGTSVQTEENRQHVIRHIKTALMNGYKVVAVVSALGRRPDPYATDTLLDLVDFPAHQTSNREIDMLLSCGETIASVVVANELQNSHIRACALSGAQAGIRTNDQFTQAKITEVKSQRILEELKNQDVVVVAGFQGMTENGDITTLGRGGSDTSAAALGVALSAEYIDIFTDVNGIMTADPRVVEKARPLDIVTYTEICNMAYQGAKVIHPRAVEIAMQGKIPLRVRSTYLEEEGTLITTSRNILMDTAIPDQVVTGIAHIPKLVQIRIETEEVDSARQSEIFKAMAEAGISVDFINISPNTVKYTIPEERMKKAVHILETLGFNPEVTEGCAKVSAVGAGMTGVPGVASKIVQALTEKGVRILQSADSHTTIWILTLESDMKAAVNALHDVFELGAE from the coding sequence ATGCAGTTGCTCGTTCAAAAATTTGGCGGTACTTCCGTCCAGACGGAAGAAAACAGACAACATGTGATCCGGCATATTAAAACTGCCTTGATGAATGGCTATAAGGTTGTGGCGGTCGTATCAGCACTCGGAAGGAGACCTGACCCGTATGCAACAGATACACTGCTCGATCTTGTCGACTTCCCTGCCCATCAGACATCAAATAGGGAGATAGACATGCTGCTATCATGTGGCGAAACGATTGCCTCGGTCGTCGTCGCAAACGAACTCCAGAACAGTCATATCCGCGCTTGTGCGTTAAGTGGGGCCCAAGCAGGTATCCGAACAAATGACCAGTTCACCCAGGCAAAGATAACAGAAGTGAAGTCACAGCGTATTCTTGAAGAATTGAAAAATCAGGATGTAGTCGTCGTCGCCGGTTTTCAAGGCATGACAGAAAATGGTGATATTACAACCCTTGGCAGAGGGGGCAGTGATACGAGTGCCGCAGCACTTGGAGTTGCTCTTTCTGCAGAGTATATTGATATTTTTACGGATGTGAACGGAATCATGACAGCTGATCCGCGTGTCGTTGAGAAAGCGCGTCCGCTTGATATTGTCACTTATACCGAGATATGCAATATGGCGTATCAGGGGGCCAAGGTGATTCATCCGCGTGCAGTCGAAATTGCGATGCAGGGCAAAATTCCGCTGCGAGTCCGTTCCACCTATTTGGAGGAAGAGGGCACATTGATTACAACTTCGAGAAACATACTGATGGATACAGCAATTCCTGATCAAGTTGTGACTGGAATTGCACATATACCAAAGCTAGTTCAAATCCGAATTGAGACAGAAGAGGTGGACTCAGCACGCCAATCTGAGATTTTCAAAGCGATGGCTGAAGCTGGCATCTCTGTTGATTTCATCAATATTTCACCTAATACTGTGAAGTATACGATTCCAGAAGAAAGAATGAAAAAAGCTGTTCACATTTTGGAGACATTGGGCTTTAATCCTGAAGTGACTGAAGGTTGTGCTAAAGTATCCGCCGTTGGAGCAGGTATGACAGGTGTACCAGGCGTTGCTTCAAAAATCGTGCAGGCACTGACAGAAAAGGGTGTCCGTATACTTCAATCAGCGGATAGTCATACGACAATTTGGATCTTGACGCTAGAGAGCGATATGAAAGCAGCAGTCAATGCACTGCATGATGTATTCGAGCTTGGAGCGGAGTGA
- a CDS encoding YlzJ-like family protein: MILYTPLSATDIFPVEQANRSELINCNGRQMLARNLENGSYEIEQLLSTDPHDFMHADYMPGNVLKG, encoded by the coding sequence ATGATTCTTTATACGCCATTATCCGCAACAGATATATTCCCTGTAGAACAAGCGAATAGAAGTGAACTCATCAATTGTAACGGCAGACAGATGCTAGCGCGAAATCTTGAGAATGGAAGTTATGAAATAGAGCAGCTTTTGTCTACGGATCCACATGACTTCATGCATGCTGATTATATGCCGGGTAATGTTCTGAAAGGTTGA
- the yfmF gene encoding EF-P 5-aminopentanol modification-associated protein YfmF, with protein sequence MKQINEHIYEEKGMRLHLIPTTKFKTLHMIAKFRTKLNREDITKRALLSYVLRQGTKNNPTRSELEGKLDELYGAGLGIDDGKRGENHIISFRLELANDKFIPNAPNMMQQGINLLREVVFDPNASNGKFAEDVFNRERETLRQRIRSVKEDKMSYAQMRLIDEMCEGESYSLHVHGYESDLESISASDLYAYYEKMIANDELDLYILGDFNLETAKETAINAFGRNAEPKKIKLTQVQSKHVSKLRELVEKENIQQAKLHIGYRTHCTYRDPEYYALQVFNGIFGGFPNSKLFMNVREKHSLAYYAASRLESHAGLMFVFSGIAPDDYSKAREIIELQLKDMKAGDFTEEILEETKGLIINDILETLDHPQGIIELKYQQVLAGENTTPDELIEGIRAVSKEDVLAAAEKIEEDMVYLLTSDGGASDEQAAI encoded by the coding sequence TTGAAACAAATTAATGAACATATATATGAGGAAAAAGGGATGCGCCTGCATCTTATTCCAACTACGAAGTTCAAGACTTTGCATATGATTGCCAAGTTTCGTACTAAACTGAACAGAGAAGATATTACAAAACGCGCATTGCTGTCTTACGTATTGCGTCAAGGAACGAAAAATAATCCGACCCGCTCCGAATTAGAAGGAAAATTGGACGAATTGTATGGAGCAGGTCTTGGTATTGATGACGGCAAAAGAGGTGAGAACCATATCATCAGTTTCCGTCTGGAGCTTGCTAATGATAAGTTCATTCCAAATGCACCAAATATGATGCAGCAAGGAATTAATTTACTTCGTGAAGTTGTATTTGATCCAAACGCTTCTAATGGAAAATTTGCAGAAGATGTATTTAACCGCGAGCGGGAAACTCTGCGCCAGCGTATCCGCTCTGTGAAAGAAGATAAAATGAGCTATGCGCAGATGCGTCTAATTGATGAAATGTGTGAAGGAGAATCATATTCACTACACGTGCATGGATATGAATCTGACCTTGAATCCATTTCAGCAAGTGACCTCTATGCTTATTATGAAAAAATGATTGCAAATGATGAACTCGATTTATACATTCTTGGTGATTTTAATTTGGAAACGGCTAAAGAAACTGCAATTAATGCCTTTGGCCGCAATGCAGAGCCAAAGAAGATCAAATTGACACAAGTTCAGAGCAAGCATGTCTCCAAATTACGGGAGCTGGTGGAAAAAGAAAATATCCAGCAGGCGAAGCTTCATATCGGGTATCGCACACATTGTACGTATAGAGACCCGGAATATTATGCACTTCAAGTTTTTAATGGCATTTTTGGAGGTTTTCCGAATTCGAAACTATTCATGAATGTGCGGGAAAAACATAGTCTGGCATATTACGCAGCCTCCAGACTAGAAAGCCATGCAGGTCTTATGTTTGTATTCAGTGGAATTGCTCCGGATGACTACAGCAAAGCGCGTGAAATCATTGAATTGCAGCTCAAAGATATGAAAGCGGGCGATTTCACAGAGGAGATTCTTGAAGAGACAAAAGGTCTGATTATCAATGATATCCTGGAAACGCTGGATCACCCACAAGGAATTATTGAATTGAAATATCAGCAAGTGCTAGCAGGTGAGAATACAACACCTGATGAGTTGATTGAAGGTATCCGGGCTGTAAGTAAAGAGGATGTCTTGGCTGCAGCTGAAAAAATTGAAGAAGATATGGTTTATCTTTTGACCAGTGATGGAGGTGCTTCTGATGAACAAGCAGCTATATGA
- a CDS encoding ClpP family protease, with the protein MKKNETKPSISENETKPESEAASAVVEKIQQLGQTNIPQAPDSNIHVLSIIGQIEGHIQLPPQNKTTKYEHILPQLIAIEQNPKIEGLVILLNTVGGDVEAGLALSEMIASISKPTVSIVLGGGHSIGVPIAVSADYSFIVPTATMTIHPIRLTGLVIGVPQTFEYLDKMQDRVIQFVVQHSGIKEDKFKDLMMAKGNLTRDIGTNVVGEDAVKSGLINEVGGVKHAMAKVQELINLQKEQEVIQ; encoded by the coding sequence ATGAAAAAAAATGAAACTAAGCCATCAATCAGTGAAAATGAAACAAAGCCAGAAAGTGAAGCAGCATCGGCAGTTGTCGAGAAGATTCAGCAACTTGGCCAGACGAATATTCCTCAGGCTCCTGATTCCAATATACATGTCCTTTCAATCATTGGACAGATAGAGGGGCATATACAGTTGCCTCCTCAAAACAAAACAACGAAATATGAGCATATACTGCCACAGCTTATTGCAATTGAACAGAATCCGAAAATTGAAGGGCTTGTCATTCTGCTTAATACAGTAGGGGGAGATGTAGAGGCTGGATTGGCTTTATCTGAAATGATCGCTTCTATTTCTAAGCCAACTGTCTCAATTGTTTTAGGAGGCGGCCACAGTATTGGCGTTCCAATTGCAGTTTCAGCTGATTATTCTTTTATCGTTCCGACTGCTACAATGACAATTCATCCTATTCGACTTACTGGACTAGTAATTGGAGTACCGCAGACATTTGAATATCTAGATAAAATGCAAGATCGTGTTATCCAATTCGTTGTGCAACATTCTGGCATCAAGGAGGATAAATTTAAGGACCTAATGATGGCAAAGGGTAATTTGACACGCGATATTGGAACGAATGTCGTTGGGGAGGATGCTGTGAAGTCTGGTCTTATTAATGAAGTTGGTGGTGTCAAACATGCAATGGCAAAAGTTCAGGAATTGATCAACCTTCAAAAAGAGCAGGAGGTCATCCAATGA
- a CDS encoding FtsK/SpoIIIE family DNA translocase: MAKKRKKRKSQLKDQVRFELIGLLLIAIAIFGSGASLISDGLIPRSLEYIFRFVFGIWYFVASIYLLATGFYIMAKRKRPDFLNKKLIGFYISFGGILMLTHIQTFDRLLVAGNDVSILKATWHYFMAYVQGVGTASQTGGGMAGGLLFAFFSYLFSVAGAKILSILTILAGIVFITEFSIGDFFAKIMDKTFESMKTAKKNRAEKREKRRAEKELQLQLAAEQAEAELNEMVFAEEPSEDEETKEEDVHINYASDVLPVKNKNQSEHVQVPDDKQAKHQEDSAFDQQLAQSLAVHENHDYRLPSFKLLKEPVPNTQNKEKSHIQATVRKLEKTFQSFGVKAKVTKVHVGPAVTKYEIYPEAGVKVSKIVSLHDDLALALAAKDIRIEAPIPGKSAVGIEVPNQEIAMVSLREVLENQANPAKKLLFALGRDISGDAVAGELNKMPHLLIAGATGSGKSVCVNGIIVSILMRAKPHEVKMMMIDPKKVELNVYNGIPHLLAPVVTDPKKASQALKKVVAEMERRYELFSDTGTRNIEGYNDHVRRHNEEHNSDQPHLPYIVVLVDELADLMMVASNDVEDAITRLAQMARAAGIHLIIATQRPSVDVITGVIKANIPSRIAFSVSSQTDSRTILDSGGAEKLLGRGDMLYMPVGTSKPTRVQGAFLSDEEVEKIVNHCVEQQKAVYQENMIPDETNEVADDVDDELYEDAVKMIVEMQSASVSMLQRRFRIGYTRAARLIDAMEDRGIVGPYEGSKPRTVLVSEMMDEVNS; the protein is encoded by the coding sequence TTGGCCAAAAAAAGAAAAAAACGCAAGAGCCAATTAAAGGATCAAGTCAGATTCGAATTGATTGGACTACTGCTCATTGCTATTGCTATTTTCGGAAGTGGCGCATCTTTAATTAGTGATGGACTCATCCCGCGAAGTCTTGAATACATATTCCGTTTCGTGTTTGGAATCTGGTATTTTGTTGCATCGATCTATTTGCTGGCGACAGGTTTTTATATTATGGCGAAGCGTAAGCGACCTGACTTTCTTAATAAGAAGCTGATCGGTTTCTATATTAGCTTCGGCGGTATACTAATGCTGACACATATCCAGACGTTTGACAGATTGCTCGTTGCTGGCAACGATGTTTCGATTCTGAAAGCGACTTGGCATTATTTCATGGCCTATGTGCAAGGTGTTGGCACGGCAAGTCAAACAGGCGGAGGTATGGCAGGAGGTCTTCTTTTTGCTTTCTTCAGTTATTTATTTTCCGTTGCTGGAGCAAAAATTCTCTCGATATTGACGATACTGGCAGGAATTGTGTTCATTACAGAATTTTCGATAGGCGATTTCTTTGCGAAAATCATGGATAAGACATTTGAATCTATGAAAACTGCAAAAAAGAATCGAGCAGAGAAACGAGAGAAACGGAGAGCTGAAAAGGAACTGCAGCTTCAACTTGCCGCAGAGCAGGCTGAGGCTGAACTGAATGAGATGGTTTTCGCGGAAGAACCTTCTGAAGACGAGGAAACGAAGGAAGAAGATGTGCATATTAATTATGCCAGCGATGTACTTCCGGTAAAGAATAAGAATCAGAGTGAGCATGTGCAGGTGCCAGATGACAAACAAGCAAAACACCAAGAGGACTCTGCGTTCGATCAGCAGTTGGCTCAAAGCCTCGCTGTTCACGAGAATCATGATTATCGTTTGCCATCGTTTAAGCTATTGAAGGAACCAGTTCCGAATACACAGAACAAAGAAAAATCACACATTCAGGCGACTGTACGGAAGCTTGAAAAGACATTCCAAAGCTTTGGAGTAAAGGCGAAGGTAACTAAAGTACATGTAGGTCCAGCTGTTACTAAATACGAAATTTATCCTGAAGCAGGAGTTAAGGTAAGTAAAATTGTAAGCCTTCATGATGATCTCGCTTTGGCGCTTGCCGCTAAAGATATCCGTATTGAAGCGCCAATACCGGGAAAATCTGCTGTTGGGATAGAGGTTCCGAACCAAGAGATTGCGATGGTTTCATTGCGTGAAGTTCTGGAGAATCAGGCAAACCCTGCTAAGAAACTGCTCTTTGCTTTAGGAAGGGACATATCAGGAGATGCAGTTGCTGGGGAATTGAATAAGATGCCGCATTTACTCATTGCCGGTGCTACAGGTAGCGGTAAAAGTGTATGTGTAAATGGAATTATCGTTTCCATTTTAATGCGTGCCAAGCCGCACGAAGTAAAAATGATGATGATTGATCCGAAAAAGGTTGAGTTAAATGTATATAACGGTATACCTCATTTGCTTGCCCCGGTTGTAACAGACCCGAAGAAAGCGTCACAGGCTCTTAAGAAAGTCGTTGCCGAAATGGAGCGCCGCTATGAACTTTTCTCGGATACGGGTACGCGCAATATTGAAGGTTACAACGACCATGTTCGTCGCCATAATGAAGAACATAATAGCGATCAGCCTCATCTTCCTTATATTGTTGTCTTGGTTGATGAGTTGGCCGATTTAATGATGGTTGCATCAAATGATGTGGAAGACGCAATTACAAGGCTTGCTCAGATGGCACGGGCGGCTGGAATCCATTTAATTATTGCTACCCAGCGCCCTTCTGTAGATGTCATAACAGGAGTCATCAAGGCGAATATTCCTTCGCGAATCGCCTTTAGTGTTTCTTCCCAAACGGATTCAAGAACAATTTTAGACTCAGGAGGCGCCGAAAAATTGCTTGGACGCGGGGATATGCTTTATATGCCTGTAGGCACTTCCAAACCAACCCGGGTCCAAGGAGCCTTCCTGTCCGATGAAGAAGTTGAGAAGATTGTAAACCATTGTGTGGAACAGCAAAAAGCGGTCTACCAGGAGAATATGATTCCTGATGAGACAAACGAGGTCGCTGATGATGTAGATGATGAATTGTATGAAGATGCTGTTAAAATGATTGTTGAAATGCAATCGGCAAGCGTCTCTATGTTGCAGCGTCGCTTCAGGATCGGTTACACGAGAGCAGCAAGGCTGATCGATGCAATGGAGGATAGAGGGATTGTTGGGCCATATGAGGGCAGCAAACCGAGAACTGTGCTCGTTTCAGAAATGATGGATGAAGTGAATTCTTGA
- a CDS encoding YlmC/YmxH family sporulation protein, which yields MRYREMSSKEIVNINEGARLGILGQTDLEIDRETGKINALIIPNYKWFGLKKEGDEVKVAWSSIEKIGEDMIMIRD from the coding sequence TTGCGTTACAGAGAGATGAGCAGCAAAGAAATTGTAAATATCAATGAGGGCGCCCGCCTCGGCATACTTGGCCAGACAGATTTGGAAATAGATCGTGAAACTGGAAAAATTAATGCCCTCATTATCCCGAACTATAAGTGGTTTGGCTTAAAAAAAGAAGGCGATGAAGTTAAAGTAGCATGGTCATCCATAGAAAAAATCGGTGAAGATATGATTATGATTAGAGATTAA
- the dapA gene encoding 4-hydroxy-tetrahydrodipicolinate synthase → MDFGKVLTAMVTPFSEDGKVNYEETGRLVEHLISTGTEGIVVCGTTGESPTLTHDEKLQLFRKVVQVSDGRAKVIAGTGGNNTEAAITLTREAEACGVDAIMQVTPSYNRPNQRGLHAHFKAIAKSTGLPVMLYNIPGRSACNLEAETTISLSKIDNIVSVKEASGNFNQASKIIRETEDDFSVYSGDDSLTLPMLSIGAAGIVSVAAHVIGKEISEMVYAFKAGELERAAQLHGELLPIMTGMFIAPSPAPVKEALRLKGIEAGGLRLPLVDLSDEDAQFVRNLFN, encoded by the coding sequence ATGGATTTTGGCAAAGTATTGACAGCAATGGTGACACCTTTTTCGGAAGATGGCAAAGTGAATTATGAAGAAACCGGACGTCTTGTGGAGCACCTCATTTCTACAGGAACAGAAGGCATTGTTGTGTGCGGTACGACAGGGGAATCCCCGACATTGACACATGATGAGAAACTTCAGCTATTTCGAAAGGTTGTCCAGGTTTCCGATGGAAGGGCGAAGGTAATCGCCGGTACAGGCGGGAACAATACCGAGGCTGCGATCACATTGACAAGAGAAGCAGAAGCTTGCGGTGTCGATGCAATCATGCAAGTGACACCTTCGTATAACCGACCGAATCAGCGTGGTCTGCATGCTCATTTTAAGGCAATTGCTAAATCAACGGGTCTTCCAGTCATGCTTTATAACATTCCAGGCCGTTCAGCCTGTAATCTGGAAGCAGAAACAACAATATCACTTAGCAAAATTGATAATATTGTTTCTGTAAAAGAGGCTAGTGGCAATTTCAATCAGGCATCCAAAATCATTCGCGAAACAGAGGATGACTTCTCGGTTTATTCTGGTGACGACAGCTTGACATTGCCGATGCTGTCAATTGGGGCTGCAGGAATTGTTTCTGTGGCGGCTCATGTCATCGGCAAAGAAATAAGTGAAATGGTGTATGCCTTTAAAGCGGGAGAACTCGAACGGGCAGCTCAATTGCACGGTGAACTCCTCCCGATCATGACTGGCATGTTCATTGCACCTTCACCAGCGCCGGTGAAAGAGGCATTACGTCTAAAAGGAATCGAAGCCGGTGGCTTACGGTTGCCGCTTGTTGATTTATCAGATGAAGACGCACAGTTTGTAAGGAATTTGTTTAATTGA